Genomic window (Arachis hypogaea cultivar Tifrunner chromosome 13, arahy.Tifrunner.gnm2.J5K5, whole genome shotgun sequence):
TGCAGATTCCTCCGGTCTTCCTCTCACAGTAAGTCTCTCTTGGCCACTGACATTGAACTCTTCATTGGTTTTCTATTTTGCTTATACCCTTTTGCCCAAAGATTCCATCTTTGTTAACTGTTTTCCCAAAATCGCAGTGCAGTTCTGTGGGGGAGAAACTTTGTCGTTTTGGAACAGCCAATGGCGATTGCGTTCTTGTGGCTCTGGAACCTGCAAAACCTCTGGCCTTTCTCTGCATTAAGGACCAACGACCTTCGAGATTCGAAGAAATTGGTAAGCAAGCTCTCTGTACCTGAGCACACAAAGCAATTCGTTTTCGCGTTCCGTGATCCCAAAACCCAAACCCTAGTTTATGTTCTTTCGGCGTTGAACTTATCTAAGCTATCGGCAATTGACGCACAGTCCCTTATTAGGGAAATTAGGCCTGATGCTGTTGTTGTTCAAGGGGGTCGTTCCTCTTTTCCTGAGATTCTTGAATCTGAGGGAGATGTTGAGGTTGACAAGGCACTCCCTACTTCACCGTTTGCGGTAATCAAACAGTGTTTTGTTGAAAAGATTGGTAAGGAACAATATGAGAGTGTCGCAGGGAATTTTGTGATGAAGGAAATCTTTGGGACCAGTTTTCATGGCCACTTATTGGCCGCCAAGAAGGCGGCGGACGACGTAGGTTCGGCATTTGTTGTGATCGAGTCGGGATTAGGTAGCTCTATTGATAATTCTAATAACGGTGGTGGTGTTGATGCTGGAAGCCATTTTAATGGTTTTGTTAGCAGTTTGGTTCCTCAACAACCAGGTGTTGTTACTCTAGCTCCAATTACTTTGAATAGGTTTTCTCTGAGTAATGATGCCAAGGCGCAGATGGCAAAGGTTTTATCGGTTGTTATGGATCCACCATTACTTAGGACCTCTGGTTCCAATTCAGAGGTTGGTTCAGGGGAAATTCAGGCAAGTAGTAGTTATGAGGTCCCGGCCTTTGCCAGGTCTATCTATCCATTACTTGAAGACTTGCATAATATATTTGACAACATTCCATCAATTGGGAGGGCGTTAGCACATGCGCAAAAGATGCTATTGGATGTAAACAGAGGTGAGGCTCTTGACGCAAGAACTCTTTCCGAGGTTCATAGATTTAGAATGGCAGTTGAGGGGGTTAGAGCATCTCTAAATAAGAGCGGTTTGGCTCCAACTAACAGCAAAGTCGATCCCAAATCTCAAAAGATTGATTTCTCAGAGCTTTCAGTTGACGAGAAGTCGGATGTGCTCTTTGCACATGCTATCCGTAGTCAGGCTGATAAGTTTAAGACCATTGTTGCAGTAGTAGATGCTGGCTCCTTAGGAGGTCTTAGGAAGCATTGGGATACTCCTCTTCCCGATGAAGTCAAAGAGCTGGTTGGAGATCTAACAATAAATTCTGGAGTTGAACGGGTGGCTCTGAATTATAGCAACAAGAAACGCTTGTTACCAGAGAATCCTATGATGGCAGTAGGGGCAGGAGCAACAGCTGTTTTAGGTGCTTCATCCTTGACCAAAGTAGTTCCTGCATCAACTCTCATGAAGGTTGCTACCTTCAAAGTTCCGGCTTCAATCAAAGTCGTTGTCAGTTATACACACAAGGCTCTGGGTTTTTCCCTGGGCCCATCTAAAGTTGTTGCATCTTCCGGTGCTAAAACTTCCAGTATCATGAAGGCAGCTGGATCTGCCGAGAAGATTCGAGCTATTGCTCACGGCGTTATAGCTTCGGCTGAAAGAACCAGTATCTCGGTTATGAGAACGGCCTTCTTTGAAATAATGAGAAAGCGAAAGATACAGCCTGTTGGGTTTTTGCCTTGGGCTACATTCGTAGGGAGCATTGGAGCATGTTCAGGCTTACTTATGTGTGGGGATGGGATCGAGTGCGCTGTTGAATCTGTCCCCGCAGCACACTCAATTGCTAGTTTGGGTCGTGGGATTCAACATTTACGCGAAGCATCAAAAGCAGTGATGCTAGCAGAAGGAACCAGAATCCAAAATTCAGTTGAAGCTCTAATAAACAGAATAAAGAAGACAACGGATCGATAGAGAGGGAGTGTACATATATTTTGTTCTGAAATTTTGATTGTTCAGGAAATTGTTATGTACATATATTTTGTTCTTAGGCAGATTAGTTCTATATGAAGCATACAAATAGCAACACAGGACTTTGTTTAACCCCCTAACTACTGTTGGCTTAAGGTTGAAGGAAATTTATTAGCATCTTTGTTCACAATAGTAACTCTTTGCACATTATGTGATTCACATGTCATTTACATAAATTGTGAAAGAGAAATGATATGGTGATTCACATTCATTCATACTTTAATTCAtacaaaagaaaacaataaattaCAAGGTGGTGTATTATATTTCTTAGTTTGTCTATGTCATTTTGTCCTTTTTTAATGAGTTAAAGCATAAATTTAAATGAGTATGGTGAGTCTTCTATGGTTGATACTTCTGTGAATACATCTTCTTATAAAAATGATATTATGAACTGTTAGATTATTTGAGATGACATATATGACTAAATCATCCAATGATTCGCAATATTATCTTCACATAAAAACGTCTTAATGGAAGTAGCCGCCTTCACAAAATTGACTAAGTTGATATCTTAGTTTTCGGATTCAAGTTGTTTTGACGAATCAGGGTGGCATTTAACTTAGTTTCTAGAAATTTCCGATCGTTAAAATTCTTAACCATGATATGGTCATACGGATAAAGCTTTACTCTTGTTAGTTACTGTTACCTCCATTTCTACCaaaacaattttcttttcttggttGATGATGTATCAAAAGGAAGAATTCTCAGCCAATGGACGTGGCTGACCTTTATATCCCATTATGCAAAAGAATCAGGAGAATCTCTTGAAAACAATTATCAAAAGAAGTAGGGTCTATTAAGAACTTAATAATACTATAAATAAACCCCACTTTTGGTTTGGTGAAATTTAATTGGTCTTGTTGCAACTTTCATAGAAACTCACAATTTCCATAATAAATGATAAACAACTAGATGTATCTCACGTGGCATAGAACAACAGCTTCATATAAAGAAGCCTATGATCATGATGAACAATTTGCACGTTCTCTTCATGTATAAGGAAAAGGAGTGGTGGTCTACTATGATATCATGCGGGGCCATAAATTTATGAAACAAGTATAATTTTATATGTTTGACTTACATTTTGTGTATTTTTAGATTAATATGTACAGATATATTATTAATCTAATCTAATAATGAAATATAACCGTGACAAATAAGTGCGAACTTGGTGTCGCTCAAACTTTTTTTTAACTTAGTGTCGTGCAAGTTATGCACAATGTGATAGTAGAAACACATTATATACGCAACATTTGATATCAACTAACTATTGATTGTGACATAACTAGTTTCTTAAACTGCAACTAGTCTCTCGGTACTATTGTTATTTCTAATTATGATATGAGCTGACATTTTATCGCATTAGAAAGAGTTGGTGTACAATTGCATAAAGATGTGGCTAAATCCAGCATTATAGCTGCTATTACAGTTAAATTATGGACCACAATTTAAAACTAATCTATAAGAAGACTATAACTTAAAAATAAGTGCAACTAGCCGGCTCaacctcttttctttttagataGAGTGTGTTGTTTAAGTATTACTTTGTTATTCAGATTTCATTTCTAGGAGAATTAAATATACCCAGAAAGAAGGTGGGAATTGAAATTCAAATGATGGTATTttgattccttgcaatcaaatttgttTGGGAATAGTTTTTCAAACTTTGAATTAAATATGGAAATATgatattcttattttaaaatttttagaaattatttataattactcGAACCACACACactcataaaataattaaaatagtaaattCAAAGGGAATTTACGATGTTATGGATTGAGATGTTAATGGAATAAAATGGATCGAGTCACATTGAGAATTACCTTATTTctcatttttaaattctttttttttttgtttctattttgatATCATgagaattaaaatattatatatttttatttttcgtcTTTGTAGAATtgtagttcatgggatttttggtatatatatatatatatatatatatatatatatattctgccTAGCCTTGATTTTGTAGGTGAAGTCTAGAGTttgatattttgtatttttgataTTCTACTCCTTATATTTATGGTTTATTCTTTCCGCTTATCAAGTTTTCACATTTTTGAGTGTGTTGCGCTTTTCTTTTTATGGTTTTACTTCAACTTTCTTTCTAAGGCTCCTATTTACGaattctttcaactatatttaggtatatatacattttttatttttagagatcGTAATATCTTACCACTTCTgcctatatataaaaaaataaaaaatacaatacatTGATACAATAtacaatttaattagatttatttatatatgatatataaaatgttaaaaaatcttATTAAGAATTATACTTAAGAATAATTTAAACATTTTATATATTTCAAGAATCTCGCATAATAAAACTGATATTTCAATCATATTTCATGACAAAATAGAAATGTGAATACAAATCGTCActgattaataaaattataaataatagatcaagctcttttaaaatataaaaatcgattaaataaaaaaaagtaagaatTTAATCAACTTTAAATTAGAAGTTTAAATTTAATGTTAATTTGttactttattattttacaaaACTTGTGGCTTTAGAAAATGTGTGAGAAATTATTTATCACCGCTAGTACATGCCTACCACTTCTGATTTCTGAATGGTGATGCATTCCATGTCCCTTTCATCTTTAAAGAAAATTAATGGTATCTGAGCTAAGCCATCTAACTCAGTACCTCTCACTTTCACAAACCCCATTTGATATGAAATTTGCATTTTCCATTATTTAGTGAAGTCAATATTTTGGTAGAATTATATTGAGGTTCATAATTTCGTAGGCTTCTTGTTATGGTGATCCAAGTTCCAATGGAACCCATACATTCTTCCCAAGTAGTTGTAGCATCATGATCAAAGTCATGCAAAGAATCTTGACTGTTGCCAAATAAGTCGTCAGAGTTTGGTAGATTAAACATATAATCaccattttttatttacaaatataaataaagtaGATGGAGTTGGTTAAGCTAAGATGTGAAACTCACTAAGTGAATTAACCGCTTATTATAGGTCAAAGTTATTAACGAATAAAcaaaaagtataattttatttttctcaattattcaattattatataagaatatgtattttatatttataaaaaattaattataatattataaaaaatatttgattattctatcatgaaagatttaattattatactataaaatatttgattatttgagtgaataattattttgttaaaagaatatataaaatagtggttaatttttttggatattggaTAAAAATTGGTGTAATCCTTTAATATTGGAAGTTATGATGTTTTACAAAATTCTGGGCTATAGATTTTGCAGAGTGCGAAttgccaaatcaatttattttaaatttataaagacAATATATAGACTGCGTATTGTAAATACACAGTTTGCGTATTGTCAGTACAATACGTGTTTTGCGTATTGTGTTTGCCCAGAACAGCGCTCCATAACTCTGTAAAACTCTATTTTTTGTAACATTAACGTAAAACTCACTTCTCTCttccatattaaaataaaaaatcctaaaataatatgtataaatatatgaatttaattttgatatactgataatgtaattatttttactgGTACGATATTACATAATTTGATACAGGTGTATAATTGATATTACCATTGCATCAaaactaaattatatatatatacaataattttttagaaCAACATCTAATATAAAAGAGTGATATTATGAGCCAGAAAAGATTGAAGGGTCAAGAAAACCAACCAAGAAAGGTGATGGAGAAAGAAGACATCTGCACCTGATTGCAAAGGTTTTTTGTACTTGCATACTTGTACTTATAATCCAAAAAATAGTATCTGATACTAACTTCTACTTGATGTTTCTTCATGGAGCCCCACAAACCTACCCTTCTCTTCATCACTTCACAACCCCAATCTCTTATTCACAACTCAAATTATGAGTTCTTCTCCTTAGATTAGATGGCATGACAAAACAACAGAATTTTCTTTTATCAGGTATTAGAAGTCTTTGAGCAGATAGATGATCAGAGACTTTAACATCCATGGCCCCATATGGGGTAGTAGATTATGGTAGATACCTTACCCCATATGGTACAAACTATACAAACCAATAACCAAACAAGTCCAAAGAATTTTTTTATGACTTTCTATTTTCATTTGAGATttgctttatttctttctctcttttttatcaggatccctattttattattattatgccaCCATGTCAGTGTTTCATATAATATATGGCATCTGGATACTCTTCTCTGAAAGGTGCTGTATAGTTGAGGTTACTGCTTCATGCTGCCCTTATTATCAATTCTTCAAACAAAGCAATAAGAGATTTGTGCAGAAAACTGATAGGTTTTGGAAGTTCAATGAACAAGCTGATAGATGGGTTGAAGTTGTGTTTCCTTATGATGATCATCTGGTATCTGAATTCAGCAACAAAGAAGGAGGATTGAATGAAGAACAGCATGAATTGTTTGATGCTAAGCCCTTGGATGTGGTTTTGCCACTGAGGAAGAGAATTTCATTGACCAGAATGTCAGATACATCTATTTGGGTCACTGGGGAAAGTGGTTCTATATATGAGAGGTTTTGGAATGGACTTGAATGGGTTATTGCCCCTCATGACTTGCCAATAGCATCCGGCCGCGCAACCGCGGTATTCATCATCAATCACATAATTCTTGCTGCTTCTGAAGCAGGAAATCTCTATCAGGTTACACCTTATAAGTATCATTAGTTTGTAAGGCCGTGTTTGGATATTGTCTCAGGACAGAAATACAGATATGTTGAGGGACAAAAACCTATTTAGACTAAAAGGATAGACTTAAATATCTTTGTCCTAAGACATAAGGACAGTGGGGACATATTTTATCCGTCTTTGTTATCTCAGTATCTCTGTAATTTTACGTCCGGGGACAGTTATCAAATGTTCATTGTTTGTTTTGGATTCATATCTCACAATTACATGCATATATAGCTTAGCAAGTATTTAATTCAAGGACACTAGTATGATTTGATTTTGCACTTTAAATTGGTGTTATGTTAGTTGTTGGAACTGCAACAGTGCCTATTGCCTCTTGAGTTAACAGATTATATTTTGGTTTTAGCAGATGCATGTGCAATTTGGTGAAACCTCACAAACAGTTTGGTTGGATGTCACACCTACACTCAATCAAATCACAAATAATGATTCAAAGAAAAATCCTTTGGTGTTAATAAAGTCTGGAATTGTGTCACATGATAGGCAGTGAGTAAAGATAATAATACCTTTTTTGTTCTTAGATTGATTTAACAATGTATAATTCAAGCGTATGCTGAATTTAGTTTTTGTTGTTGGGACAGGAGAATTTATTTCTGCACAAGGAATGGAACACTGTTAGAACTTCTTGGGGTTGAGcctctaaggtaaaactcaagtTTTGGAGCAAATATATTAGTGTTAAAGAAGTTAATCGTCTGCAAATATTATTAAGTTCGCTTCTATTCCGCGACATATATAGAGCAGATGGACAAATCATGGCCAACCAGCTGGAGCAAATGTAGCAGCAATAGCTGAAGTTGCTTCTGTAAGAGAAGTAGTGTATACCATAAGGTGAAGTTAAGATGTGGTGTTCTTTTTTTAAGGTGCAAATTGCCATGCTAATTCTATAAAGTATTAAATATCATTGTTCACCTTGTTGTGTTAATGTAGTTCTGCTGGAGATCTTTATGAATATGATGAAAAATCAAAACCATCATGGAAGAAGCACATATGGAAAGAAAGGACAGCACAATTCGTGCCTTTAGTACCATCTAAAGGGTGCACTCTAAGTGGACTGAGTGGTGATTATTCTGAATCTCTGTTTCTTCTAAACAAGGTACTTTTAGTTAGTTCACTAGAATTTCATTAAGTTCCAATTGGATTTTGAGATGGACAACTTGGAAAAATGTTGAATTTCAACTTCGCTCCCTCGAATTGAATTCTATCTGCCATGGACAGCATATTCTAAAAATGTCTGATAATTGTATATAGGAGGGTGATTTGGTAGAGAGGAGACTGCATCAGAGGAAGTGGAAATGGATGGTCCATGGAAGTCCACCACATCAAAATTTGACATCCATTACGCCGGCTCTACATGACGAATCAAGTGAAactttcttttccttgttcttcACTGGTGCAGCTGGATCAGTCTTTGAATATCAAATGCCAAAACAATTAGGTTAGTCATCCAGTTATGCTACAAATTATTTAACTTAATGCATATGAACTTCAAAACTTTAGCATAATATCTTCTAATGAATCAAATCATTCATGTATTAACCAGAGAGGTTTCAACCTGAATACTACTTTCTAGACACTAAATTCTCACATGAACACACATGCACAGGTACAACTAATCGATTTCCAGGAACTTGGGAAAATCATCAGCACCCTTTACATGCTAAAGTAGCAAGAGGTATAATTGGCTTGCCATTACAAGCTGGCAGGATACTGTTTCCACTAGATGATGGTAGACTTGCAGAATTACATCTATTAGGACTAGGCGGCGAAAGTTCAGGACCGGCTTTACCACAAAACTTTAGAAGGAAAGCATCAACTAAATATGTTTGGTCGATATTAGATGTTCCAGAGAGCGAAGGATGGAATGCAGAATATTGCACAGAAGAACGCGGCCCCAGAAATTGCCTTGCAGGACTAAAAGATGAGTCAATGGATTCTGGAACAAGTTCAGTAACAGGTAGGAGAAAGCAAAGCCAGACACAGAATTACTACTTATCGCTCGGCACTTCATTAGGCGAAGCGACTAAATCTACAGAAGATTATAATCTCCCTGATGGCTGGACTAGTAGTAACTTCCGGCTTCGATTGATGTATGAAGGAAAGTCATTTTTCTTCATAACAAATGATGGATTAGTGTTTGAACACATTTGTATTGAGAATGTTTGGGTGTGGCTGAAGCATGAGAGTTCTACAGCTATAGAAGGTATAGTGGGAAACTATAATGGAAGCTTGTTCATGGTTGATACATTTGGGAGTGTGCTTCTTAGAGAATGGCATGAAAATGAGATAGCATGGAGGAATTGTAGTGCTATGAGGAAAGGAAAGAGTGTTATTGGAGGCCAACCATGGGATAGATTTCCAGCTAAATCAAGGAAGGTTACAACAGAAGATGCACTCTTCTTTGTGAGTAAAAATGGAAGATTACTGCAGTTCATGGTAGGTTAACAGTAGTTAATAAAAGAATTATGCACTTTGAGTAGTTAATAACTCCTTTCCCTTAAGTTTTTCACTTTGTAATTCTAATTAATTCTAATGAAATCAATTAAATACTCATATTCATGATCAACTTCGTATCTTTCATTATACACAGGTTTTCATGAGGAAGTTTAAATGGAAAGATTGCAAACATCCTCCAAATGCTAAAGTTGCATGCATTGTAGACCAGGAATTGTTCAGGGAAAACATAGTATTTGTCACAGGAAGAAACGGTCGCCTATATCAGTATAACAAAGTGACTGATTTGTGGCATGAGCATTACCAATCTCAGCATTTGATTCTATCACAGTTTCCTGGAACAGTTATTAGACCATCACAGAAATCGCTCTCAGGCTCACTTTTCATGCTTTCAGTAGAAGGTGGCCTTGTTGAGTACCAATGGAATGCAGGGAGTGGATGGAACTGGATAGAACATGGAACACCCGATAAAGGCGCAAAACTAATTGGTTCAACTGGTCCTAGCTTTGAGGGTACTCAACTACTTTTGATTGGTTCAGATGGAAAAGTGTACCTGAGATACATGGACAAAAATGGTGCATGGAAGTGGAAGGACTTTGGTTTCCCTTCAATGGGAAGTGAAATGGTTGAGGCGAATCGACCAAGACAAAGTGGACTCAATGATGGAAAGGTAGTTTGCAATGATGAATATTCTATGCATGGCTTGAAGAAAGATCAGAACAACCTTTCTGATCAAATGTCTAAATGTGATCCTAAGGTAAAGTATAATCTACATTTACTGATTGAACAAAAAAACATAGATAGAGCATTGATTTTGAGTCTGATTTAACACAGGTTTCATCTACAAGACCAATTCCATTTTCTGAAGGTTCTGTTATATTTGAGCTCAGAGATGGCAGGGTAAGAAACTTTTATCTCATGAAAAATTACAGTATAATCACCTTATTCATTATGTATAAAGCAACAAGCAAATGCTTATTAGAAATGGCTAGTTTTCTATTTCAATGCTTATTATGAAAATTTATACCAATGCTGAATTAGAAATTCACTCTCTCCGTTTCCTTTTATCTGTTACTGTGACTATAACAATGACAGATAAAAGAAAACGAAGGGAGTTCATTTAATATATGGCTGACGAGTGACGACACGACTAATGGCAGTTGGCAGAACTACAGCTTGTGGAGGAGACAGAATGGGTTTGGTCAAGGACCATTGGAACTCCAGCCAGTTCATGCTTAGAAAATTATTGGATCACTGTAGCATCCTCATAATATTGAAAGAAAAAGGTGAAAGTTATGCTAACAAATATGAAAGAAATAGTGAGTAGTGACAACTATTATGCTAACAAAAATGGTGAAAGAAAAGGTACTAGTTAGCAACACTTGAAGATGAAGTAGCTATTTCCTTTAAGAGGCTGAATAGGTAGTGTTAGTATTTGAGGTACAATACAAAGCCCTGTGGAGATGAGCTATGATAGCTTACTTGTAAGTTGTAACATAGATGTAaaaggaaaataataatatatatttgtacAGCCAAAATAGTACATTGAATAAGAGCATGCACAAAACAATCCTTTCATTGTATATAATCTATTAATGCTACAAAGAAATTCTCTATTTTAACTGTCTCATTTTAAACTCTCTTTAGGTAGAGTATTaccattaaaaattttcaaaaatataaaagaatgaaattttgtataaatttaaattataaaaaggtaaaatatattttgtataaaGAAATTTGATTACTCTGCTATAAAATTTGTTATTCTATTATGTTATATTTGATTATTCTAATgataaattattttatgaaaaaattatatataataaataattatgataggtgtacattaaaattatttattaaaattagttattaatatatataaaatatatattaaaaataagttaaattataatatatttatatataaaatatttttatataataaaatatataccatTACAAAATGTATTAATGATTGACTTTTATTGTTAATAAAGATAAGTGAATTAGTTATTTCTGTTGGTTAAGTGTATCAAAACAAAATGGTAGATTGCTACTATTATTTTAGTAAAAGATATAGATATGCATGACTTCTTTCACAATATGGGTGGCTCATTTTTTAATGTTGGGAGGTTTATGTTATCAAGAGAGATTATATTTAATGAGGTTTAAAAATAATGTTCGTTTGTGTATATAAATAGAGTAATGTAGTTTGAGACAAGTGACATACACAGTATTAATATAAAacacttttttttctatatagatAATAGATATACACTACAActatacaatatataatattagtgaatatatatgaatcatctcagttatattgaaataataatattagtgaatattaataGTAGAgttctttatttatatttaattattttaaatttattttatttttcttatttatttattttacaacacgttattaaCACGACACTCTGCTTAAAATTTAGGAAGACTcaagtaataaatttttattatgttaaagttCTCTCATTTGAATTTAATGATCTTGATATATCTAGAAACAActacttatcatggatattagatgttgAAATTCATCttagagataccattaaggctgaaaataaaatatcctaaaaggataaagccaaagccatgatcttccttcgtcgtcatcttgacgaatgaTTGAAAAACGAATATCTCAtactaaaagatcctgcagatttgTGAAAGAACCTTAAAGAaatgtataatcatcaaaagacaataatatttcCTCAAACCCGATATGAGTGGGCACACTTGCGTCTACAGAATTTTAAATCCATGAATAAATACAATTCAACAATGTTATGAATTACCTTACGAATGAAATTATAtgggaaaaagataactgataatgacatGTTAGAAAAAACTTTATGGACCTTCTatgtctcgaatgtgctcctgcagcagcagtatctagaaaaagaatttaaaatatattttgagttaatttcttgtCTTATTGCTTAATAAAACAatgaattacttttaaaaataatgaaGCGC
Coding sequences:
- the LOC112737189 gene encoding uncharacterized protein isoform X4; protein product: MSDTSIWVTGESGSIYERFWNGLEWVIAPHDLPIASGRATAVFIINHIILAASEAGNLYQMHVQFGETSQTVWLDVTPTLNQITNNDSKKNPLVLIKSGIVSHDRQRIYFCTRNGTLLELLGVEPLRWTNHGQPAGANVAAIAEVASVREVVYTISSAGDLYEYDEKSKPSWKKHIWKERTAQFVPLVPSKGCTLSGLSGDYSESLFLLNKEGDLVERRLHQRKWKWMVHGSPPHQNLTSITPALHDESSETFFSLFFTGAAGSVFEYQMPKQLGTTNRFPGTWENHQHPLHAKVARGIIGLPLQAGRILFPLDDGRLAELHLLGLGGESSGPALPQNFRRKASTKYVWSILDVPESEGWNAEYCTEERGPRNCLAGLKDESMDSGTSSVTGRRKQSQTQNYYLSLGTSLGEATKSTEDYNLPDGWTSSNFRLRLMYEGKSFFFITNDGLVFEHICIENVWVWLKHESSTAIEGIVGNYNGSLFMVDTFGSVLLREWHENEIAWRNCSAMRKGKSVIGGQPWDRFPAKSRKVTTEDALFFVSKNGRLLQFMVFMRKFKWKDCKHPPNAKVACIVDQELFRENIVFVTGRNGRLYQYNKVTDLWHEHYQSQHLILSQFPGTVIRPSQKSLSGSLFMLSVEGGLVEYQWNAGSGWNWIEHGTPDKGAKLIGSTGPSFEGTQLLLIGSDGKVYLRYMDKNGAWKWKDFGFPSMGSEMVEANRPRQSGLNDGKVVCNDEYSMHGLKKDQNNLSDQMSKCDPKVSSTRPIPFSEGSVIFELRDGRLAELQLVEETEWVWSRTIGTPASSCLENYWITVASS